The Pontibacter sp. SGAir0037 DNA segment CACATCAAGCGCAGGGATTTTCATGAGCTGATGCAGTATAAGCTGGAAACTTACCCGCACTCCATTAACGCCACCGCCACGCACGATACCAAACGGGGCGAAGGCTCACGTATGCGCCTGGAAGTACTGAGCGAACTACCCGAAGAATGGGAGAAGGCTGTACAACAATGGCAGGAAATCGCGCAGAAGTATGTAACTGAAGTAGGCCCTACACCCAATGATCTGTATTTCATCTTCCAGACTTTAGTAGGCGTTATGCCTATCGATGGCACTGTAGATGATACCCTGGTAGAACGTGTGCAGGAGTATCTAACAAAAGCTTTCCGCGAAGCCAAAGTAAATTCTAACTGGACAGAGCCTAACGAAGCTTACGAAAGTGCTGTTTCGAACCTGGTGCAAAAGCTGCTGCAGGAAGACAAAGCCTTTTTAGAAACCTTTATGCCTTTCTTTAAAAGAACGGCTCATTTCGGCTGGATTTACTCTCTCTGCCAGACAATGCTGAAAGTAGCCTGTCCGGGTGTACCGGATATTTACCAGGGTTGTGAGCTCTGGGACTTCAGCCTGGTAGATCCGGATAACAGACGTCCGGTTGATTATGAGCTACGCCAGCAGTACCTGCAGGAAATGAAAGCGCAGGAAGAGAAGGATGAAAAAGCCTTACAGCAGCAGTTGTTACAGGACCCTTCGGATGCCCGGGTAAAGCAATACCTTATTTACAAGGTATTGAACCTGCGCCTGCAGCTGAAAGCGCTGTTTGATCATGGCGATTATATTCCGCTCACCTTTACAGGTAAATACAAGGAAAATGTAATTGCCTTTGCACGCCATCACGAAGGGCAATGGCTGATTGTAGCCGTACCCCGTTTACTGGCTGGTATAGTTTCAGAAAACGAACTTCCGCTTGGGGAGCAGGTATGGGAAGACACAGGAATCAAATTACCGGAAAGCGCCCCTAAAAATTGGAAAAATTTGTTCGGACAAGGAGACCTAACAGGACAAGACTCTTTAGCTCTTGCCCTGATATTTGACACCTATCCGGTAGCACTTTTAATAGCAACAGAAGCATGATAGTACACAGGAGAAGCAGCGGCGTTTTATTGCACATCACCTCTCTTCCATCTAAATATGGCATTGGAGATTTAGGACCAGAGGCTTATCAGTTTGCGGACCTGCTATGGGAAGCCGGGCAACGGTACTGGCAGATTCTGCCGCTTAACCCAACAGAAGAGGGATCAGGAAACTCTCCTTACAGCAGCCACTCCGCCTTTGCAGGCAACCCGCTCATGATAAGCCCTGATTTGCTGATAGAGGAAGGCTTGCTGGAGAAAACTGATCTTAAGACAAGTGAGAACTTTGAAGATGACAGAGTAGATTATCAGAAAGCCACTGCATATAAAAGAACCATTTGGCTGAAGGCCTATGAGAACTTTAAAAGCCGTGGCACTGAAAAGCAGCAGCGCGATTTCCAGGTATTTAAACAGGATCATAGCGCCTGGCTACAGGACTATAGTTACTTTGTAGTTTTTAAAAGCCACTTTGGCCAGAAAAGCTGGGTAGAATGGGACGAAGCCATAAAAAAGCGTGAACCGGAGGCCGTACAGCAACTGGCCAGCGAATTGGCAGACGAAATAGAGCGCGAGCAGTTTTTACAGTTCCTGTTCTACCAGCAGTGGAACAGGCTGAAGTACTACTGCACCGGCCGCGACATCACGTTTATTGGCGATATGCCTTTTTATGTGAGCCATGACAGCGCTGATGTGTGGTCGCACCCGCAAAACTTTAAACTGGATGAAGGCGGAATGCCTACAGCCGTTTCCGGGGTGCCGCCAGATTTCTTCAGCGAAACAGGCCAGTTGTGGGGCACCCCTGTGTTCGACTGGCAGGAGCTGGCCAGGCACAACTACGACTGGTGGATTCTGCGCATCGAACACAACCTGGCTTTGTTTGGCTTGCTGCGTCTCGACCACTTCCGGGCCTTTTCTGCCTATTGGGAAGTACCAGCTGGAGAGGAAACCGCTATTAACGGGAAGTGGGAGAAATCTCCGGGTGCCGAAATATTAAGCATCCTGCGCGAGCGCAAACCTGAAATGCCGATTATAGCGGAAGACCTGGGTGAAATAGACCAGCCGGTGCGCGACCTCATGCAGCAGTTCGATTTGCCGGGCATGCGCCTGCTTATTTTTGCCTTCGGCGACGATCTCGCCTTTGACAGTTCCTTCCTGCCGCACAATCATATTAATAACTGTATTGTGTATACAGGCACCCACGACAACAGCACGGTACGCGCCTGGTACCAGGAAGAAGCAAAAGCGGCAGACATCAAGCGCCTGCGCGAGTATAGTGGCCATGAGTTCAATGAAGAAAATGTGCACGAGATAATGAGCCGCATGGCCTATATGTCGGTAGCTCAACTGGCTGTTGTTCCGATACAGGATATACTTGGTTTAGGAGCTGAGGCCATTATGAACAAACCCTCCACCGCCTCCCACAACTGGGAATGGCGCTTACAACCGAAGCTGTTCCGCAAAACAGAGGCTCACCGGCTCAAGAAGCTGGTGCAGATATATGGCCGGAAATAAAATAAAAGAGGCTGTCTGAAAAGACAGCCTCTTTTTATAGTGAAGAAAGCTAAAAGTAAATTCTTAATCCCCTGTGCCTGCTATAGCATCGTCAGGAGTGTTTGTATCAGTGCTATCCTGCTCCTGATCAAAATCGACTGTTCTTAAAGGAGCATCCAGGTGCTTCTCGTGTACCAGCTCAGCCATAGCATTGGCATAATCCAGGTACTGCGAGGTATAGGCATTGTCTGCAGCATGTACATACATGGCAGTTTTTCCTTTTACGGAGTTGATAATACCCTGGTGTTCTTCCATAGGCAGTGCCGGGCAGCCAAGGCTTCTTCCTAAACGCCCGTACTGCTCAATAAACTCTTCGTTGGCGTACTCTGCCCCATGCATAACAATACACCGATCCAGGGCATTAGAATTGTATGCCTCATCCAGGCCTTCCAGCTTCAGAGAAAGGCCATGTTTGCCATAGTAGATGTCCTGCGTTACATAAAACCCTACACTGCTCATATATGAGTTATTATCGTTAGAAAAAGTCTCTGCAAACTCTTCGCCTGAATTTCGTCCATGCGCTACATAGGTATGGTGCAGTATTTCCTTATTTTCAATGTCCACTACCCAAAGCCTCTTCTCTCTGGACGATTTTGTAAAATCCACTATCGTGATTACTGGCTTTTCAGACAATCTGCCCTCGTGCTTCAGATTATAATAACCAGCCAGCGCATTATTGAAAACTTCGTACCGCAGCCCCTCTTCCTGCAAATGCATTTCGTTATAAAGCTCATGCGTCAGTTCTCCAAACTGCATCACTTTATAGTCTGATATGTTTGCCTTGTAGCGCTTAATGTCTTTGCTTGTAGCCGAAACTCCCAACGGAGAAGCTACAGGCGATATAATGAGAGGTGCAAAAAGCGGAATGAAGCCTTTAGCCACCTTTTTTGTTCTCGCTTTCCATCTGATCCTTTTCATATATTCTCCTGCTGATTCTCTCTAGTTTACGACCAGCCGCCGCTGTTGTTTATTAGCGCATGATTATCAATCATATATATAAATAAATCTAAAACAATTACAGTATTAAGGCATCATTTTTGGTCTTGTTGGTGTTATACAACAAAAATGAGCCGTATTGAATAACATGCAGAAAACAACGATAAAGTATTTACCACTCATCAATTTTTTAGTACTGGTGCTGCTGATCACGGGTTGTGGAGGCCCGCAGGCACTGCGCCAGGTTTTCACAAAACAAACTCCCTACGAGCGCTATGCATCCTCGCTGAAAGATGCAAAACTGGATCAGACAGCTTTAGGGAAAGCATGGGCAGAGGCCGGTGAAAAAGCATTACAGGACTCACTTACAGTTACCCTGCCGTTTAAGGAGACCGGGTATTTTGCCGCAGAAACACCCATGGCTACCAGTTACCGCTTTGAGGCAAAGAGAGGCCAGAAAATTGTTGTAAACCTGGAAACCAGGTCGAAAGAAGAGATGAAAGTATTTATGGACCTGTATAAGCTGCAGCCTGTGGCAAAACACGTGTCTTACGCCGATACAGCTGCAGTAGCCATAGAATATGAGATTGAAGACGACCTGACTCACCTGTTGCGGGTGCAGCCGGAACTGCTGCGTAGCGGTCAGTACACTATCAGCATTATATCGCAGCCTACGCTGGCTTTTCCGGTACCCAGCAAAAAGAACAGGGGCATCGACAGCTTTTGGGGCGACCCGAGAGATGCAGGCACACGCAACCACGAAGGCGTAGACATTGTGGCACCACGTGGAACTCCTGTCGTAGCTTCGGTGCCCGGTATTGTTACGCGCGTTGGCACCAACAAATTAGGTGGTAATGTGGTATGGCTGTCCGATGCAAACCGGCGCCAGAACCTGTATTATGCTCACCTCGACAAGCAGCTGGTTACTGCCGGGCAGCGTGTAAATATAGGCGACACCTTAGGTTTAGTTGGAAATACCGGCAATGCCAGAGGCACCACGCCTCACCTTCACTTTGGCATTTACCGTTCGGGCACGGGTGCTACCAATCCTTACCCATACCTGCACATGCCATCGCAAACACCTCCGGCTATTACAGCTGACTTAAAAAATCTGGGAGGCTGGCTGCGTGTTTCTACCAGATCAGCAAATACCAGGTTGCTGCCATCCACTAAAAGCAATGTGTACAGAAGCCTGCCTCAACACACCCCTTTGCAGGTAATCGGGGGCACGGGCAACTGGTATAGAGTGAGCTTGCCTGACGGCACAGAAGCCTACATTGCCAATAGTGTGGTAGAAAGCATTTCCAAGCCTGTCCGGTACGAAAAGCTGGCAAAGGAAACAGATTTGCTGGATGAAGCTCATCCGCTGGCTGCACCCAAAGATAGCTTGTCTTCTGGTTCCAGTGTGGCAGTTCTTGCTACTTTTAACGATTTCAGACTTGTCAGAAACGAGGCCGGAGAAACAGGATGGATACACGAAGACTCACAGCTCTCCACCCGTTAAAACCTGGTGAAGCTTCGAATCCCGGCAACACGACAGAAAGAACAGCTTCAGGCTGTTCTTTCTGTTTTTCAACCTTTTGGCAAAGCACCTAAGCTAGGTAATCCATCTGCATGCGTTTAATCAGGTGTACGTGGGGCCATTATAGCAGAAAAACTGAGGCGATGGTCGGCATTTCTATTATATTTACATATATAAACCTAATCTATTTATTTAAAACAACGGAGAATACAGTTTGAAATTAGCTGCTATCGACATTGGTTCTAATGCTGCCAGGTGCCAGATATCCAATGTTCTGAACCAGAACGGAAAAGTAATCTTTAAACGGGTAGAGTACATCCGGTATGCCATTCGTTTCGGCGAAGATGTATTTAACACCGGCTTTATCAGCGAAGAAAAAATACAGAAGTTCATCAAGCTGATGCAGGCTTTTAAACTTCTTATTGATGTGCACGATGTAGATCATTTCATGATTTGTGCAACCTCAGCTATGCGCTCTGCTTCCAATGCCCCTGAAATTATACAGCGCATTCGCGAAGCAGTTGGCATGGATATACAGGTAATAGGCGGAGAGTCTGAAGCCGATCTTATTAATAAAGTAATCCGTAATTTCTTAGACGACCGCAATTACCTGCACATAGATGTTGGCGGCGGCAGTACCGAGTTCAACATCTATGTAAACCGCGAAAAAATGGCTTCCCAATCGTTCGAGCAGGGCTCTATCCGACACATGCATGGAGTAGACTCTCAGGAGTTGTGGAACAAAATGCGGGTATGGATAGAGGAGAATGCACGCAAGTATAACCTGAGCCGTGCCATTGGCACAGGCGGTAACATCAATAAAATCTACGACCTTTCCGGTAAGCTACAGGGAAAACCGATCTACCGGAAACAAATAGAAGAGATTGCCGGCAGAATTGCCGGAATGAGTATGCAGGAACGCCTGACCGAGCTTTTACTGAACCCGGATCGTGCAGATGTTATTCTGCCTGCCGCAGAAATTTATCTTTCGGCCATGAAGTGGGCCAAGCTGGAATGTATGCTTGTGCCGGCAGTAGGCCTGAAAGACGGTATGATTCATGCCCTTTATGAACAGCATCACCCGGAAAAATTCATTATTGACAAGATCAGCAGATAAACAGCAAAGGCGGCCCTCTCAGGCCGCCTTTGCTGTTTATCTGCTATGCTTTAGATCAGCTCTACTTCTTCCTGCTGCACTTCGCAATACGATTTGGCATAGAACAGCTTGTGAATATCTACAACCTCTTCGTTTGCCGAGGTACGCTTTTTCACATACGTACCATCTTCGCGCATGATGTAAGAATTCTGGTTATCGAGCAGGTTATAATACAGTATATTCACAGCCTCCCGCTTCAGCTCTTCGTTCACAATCAGGAAAAGAGCTTCTATACGCCTGTCGAAGCTTCGCACCATAATATCGGCACTTCCACCGTATACCTTAGGGGCGCCATTGTTATGGAAATAGTAAATACGGCTATGCTCCAGGTACTCCCCTACAATCGACTTCACAAAAATGTTCTCGCTTAAATCTTCGCGGCCTGGACGAAGACAGCAGATACCCCGCACAATTAACTTTATTGGCACACCAGCTTTAGATGCTTTGTAAAACTCCTCAATTACTTCTTTGTCTTCGAGCGAATTGATCTTGATTACGATGCCGCTTTTCAACCCTTTTTTGGCATTTCGGGCTTCATTGCGAATCAGCTCAATAAGCTGTGCCCGCAGGCTCTTGGGCGAAGTAAGCAGGTATTTGTATTCGTTTGGCCGCGAATGCCCTGTAATTACATTAAAGAACTCCGACACATCGTGTGCATATACTTCGTTGGTGGTGAGCATGCTCACATCGGTATATTGCCTGGCTGTTTGCTCGTTGTAATTACCACTGCCTATGTGCACATAGCGCGTTACCTTCTCCCCTTCCTTCCGGATGATCATCATCATTTTGGTATGGGTTTTATACTTGCCTATACCATAAATCACAAAGCAACCGGCTTTTTCCAATCGCTCTCCCTCTTTAATGTTGCGTTCTTCATCGAACCGGGCTTTAACTTCAAAAAGCACCGAAACGTGCTTTCCGTTCTCAGCCGCCTTTAATAAAGCCGCTGTTACCCTCGATTGATCGGCAATACGGTAAATCGTTTGTTTGATACCCAGTACAGAGGGATCTTCGGCAGCACGCTCAAGCAGGTTTACCACCGGCTCCATGCTGTTGTATGGGTGATGCAGCAGCACATCGTGGTCCTTCAGGTACTCAAACAGATCAATTCCATCAGAAGGCACACTGAGGGGAGTAACAGAGGCAGGCTGTTTAAAACACTTAGACTGAAATTGCCGGTGTTTCACAACTTGCCAAAGCGCCTTTAAATCGATCAGGCTATTGATGGTAAATATGTTTGCGTTGTCGATTGTCCAGCGTTCTTTCAGAATCTTGAGCATGAACTGCGAAGGGTTCCGCTCAATTTCTAAGCGCACTACACGGCCTTTCTTCCGGGTCCGTAGTTTTACCTTAATTTCCTGCACAAAGTCTGCTTCCAGGTCATCGGATTCCTCCAGCGTAAAATCGCCGTTACGGGTAATCCTGAACAGGTTAACCGAAACTATTTCTATGTTCCTGAAAAGCTTCTTTATTTTCCAGCGGATAATTTCCTCAATAGGAACAAAAACAATTTTATCCTTTCGGTTAATCTCATAGAAACGGGCCAGGTTCTGTGGTATCTGCACAAAAGTTACCCTATCCTGCGCTTTCTGGTCGTCTATGGTTCGGGTAACCACCCCAAACGTAAGCAGTTGGTTCATGAGCAGCGGGAAACCGTGGTAGGTATCGTATACCATGGGCGTAAGCATGGGATAGATCGTGTTTTTAAAGTAGCTGTCTACTTTCTTCTGTTCGACTTCCGTCAGCTCTCCTACTTTTAAAATATCAAATCCCTGCTTCTCAAAAAGAGGCTTCAGCTCGTTATTATAGGTTAAGTACTGGTCGTTTACAAAGCGGTGGGCATAATCGAGCAGCTTTTTGCGGAATGGCAGCTCCCGTAGTCCCGAATAATCGAGCCTCTCTTTGCCATAGTCTATGTAGTTATACAAGCTGCCTACCCGAATCATAAAAAACTCATCGAGGTTAGAAGCCGTGATCGCTAAAAACTTTAACCTATCAAAAAAAGTTTTGTTGGTATCTCTTGCCTGATCTAACACACGGTAGTTAAAACGCAGCCAACTTAGATCGCGGCTAATAAATTTACTTTTCTTTATCTGGTCAGAAACCTTATTAACAAGCATGTTTTCCTGGGTATTACAAACTGGCGATGTACTTAAACGATAAAAGCCAGCAAATATTTATATCTGGTGCTTTAAGATAGGGAGAAAGATATTTATTTGTTGTATTTCATCTGATAAATTTTAGAAAGGCGTAATATACCGGAAATGCTGCCTGCCAATAGCATTTAATTTTAGGCCCCTGTTTCGGTTTCTGGAGCTTCCTTAAAACCGCACATTCTGTTCAATTCCGAACACCTGCACAATAGCAAAATTTGGTATTTTTACATTTAAAATGCTGAAAGCAAGATAGTTATACATTTGGCACATCTATTGGCTATATAGCTCTGACAATGTGTATATAAAACTATGGATCGTGAACTTTCAGCCTCTGCCAAGCAAGCCCGTACGCGGAAGCGCATCTGGCAAATAGGATTAGCTGCTGCCCTGGTAGTGGTAGCTGTTCTTGGATTCAGGACTCTGATAAGCCCCAGCCTTAGCCGTGAAAAAGTAAGAACAGCTGTGGTCGAACGTGGCGCTGTAGTGGCAACACTTTCGGCCAGTGGCGTGGTGGTGCCAGAGCACGAGCAGGTTATCACCAGTCCCATACAAGCCCGCATAGAACAGGTGGTGCACAATATCGGCGAACAGGTGTTACCAGGCGATCAGATCCTGCTGCTGGACAAAGCCTATACGCAACTTGCCTATGATAAACTAAAAGACGAGCAGCAACTAAACCAGCATAAGAAAGTGCAGATGCGCCTCAACTTACAAAAGACGCTAAACACGTTGCAGTCGCAGTTAAGCATTAAACAGATGCGGGTAAAAAGCCTGGAGGCAGAGCTGGAAGATGAAAAATACCTGCTGCAGATTGGCGGCGGCACCCAGGAAAAAGTAAAGCAGGCCGAGTTAAACCTAAAAATTGCTCAACAGGAGCTCAACCAGCTCAACCATGAAATAGCCAGCGAGCGGGAATTGCTGATAGCCGATGAGCAGGAGCTTGGGTTTACACTGGCTATGCAGGGCAGATCTATAGAAGAGCTACAACGCAAAATGGAGCAGGCGGAGGTTCGCACTGCCAAGCCGGGCGTTATTACCTGGGTAAAAAACGAAATAGGCAGTACCGTAAATGCCGGTGATATAGTTGCCCGCCTCGCCGACCTCAGCAGTTTTAAAGTACAGGCCACCATCTCCGATACATATGCCGGGCAGCTGAAAACAGGTGGCAGCGTAACGGTGCGGGTAAACGATACCGACTTAAGGGGTACTATCGCATCTGTAAAACCATCTGTAGAAAATGGCATCGTCACTTTCTTTATTGCGCTGGATGAAAAGTCGCACCAGTTGCTACGCCCCAACCTCCGCGTGGATGTTTATGTAACCACTGCCTCGAAAGACAATGTGCTCAGGGTAAAGAATGGCCCTTACTTCCAGCGTGCATCTGCTCAGCAGGTTTTCATCATCCGGGATGATGAAGCAATCAGGCAAGCGACCAGAATCGGGGTTAGCAATGCAGATTTTGTAGAACTGGAAGGCGGCGTGCAACCCGGCGACGAAGTGATCATCACAGACATGCAGGACTACCAGCATATGAACAAGATAAGATTGAAAAAATAAGACACAAGATGTAAGACACAAGACTCATTATTCTCCTCTGCTATATTGACTTTAGATGACTGCAACTATAACAGGTTTTTCGCTACCACTCGAAATAACAAGAAGAAAGTCATTCGTCTTATGTCCTGTGACTTGTGCATCCCCAAAAAAACTATGAAAAACCTCATCATCCTTTTTATGCTGTTTGTACTGCAGCTGCTCTGCACCAATTGTTTTGCACAACCTGCCCAGCGCACCATGAGCCTGCAGGAGGTGGTAGAACTGGCGCAAGAGCAGTCGGCGGCAGCCAGGCAAGCACAAACCAGCCGGGAAAACAGCTATTGGCTGTGGCGTAACTACAAATCGCAGTACCTGCCACAACTGAGCATGAGTGCTAACCTGCCTGATTTCAGCCGTACCATAACACCTGTTACACAACCGGATGGCACCATTGATTTCAGACCTGTTGCAAATAACTACTCTGAGCTTTCGCTAAACCTTGAACAGGTTATCGGAGCTACCGGAGGGCGTGTGTTTGTAACTTCTCTGATGCAGCGCTTCGATGATTTTGATCGTGATCAGAAGCGCTACAATGGCAATCCGGCCATTATAGGAATTGAACAGCCGTTGTTTGCTTTTAATAAATTAGCCTGGGACAAACGGATTGAGCCCTTACGCTACCAGGAGTCGCAACGACAATTTCTTGAAGAAAAGGAAAAAATTGCCGTTAAGGCTACAGAACTATACTTCGACCTGCTCCTGGCGCAGACAAACAGAACAATTGCCACTAAAAACCTGGCGAATAACGATACTCTTTACCATATAGCAAGCGAGAAATACAAACTGGGCCGCTTATCCAAAAACGACCTCCTGCAGTTGCGCCTGGCCGTACTGAATGCAGACCTGGCCCAGGCTCAGGCTACCCTGGATGAGCAAACAGCCACGCTGGCCCTGAAAACTTTTGTAGGATTAAAAGACAGTTTACTCTTACAATTGCTGACTCCGGAACAGGTGCCCGCTACCACTGTTAAAGCAGGATTTGCATTGGCAGAAGCAAGGAAGAACAGGAAAGAGAGCACTAATTTCCGAAGGAGGCTGCTGGAAGCTGAAAGTAAAGTAGCCAAGGCGAAAGGAGATAACGGGCTAAATGCCAGCCTTTTTGCAACATTCGGCCTAACCAACAGCGGCGGCAATTTTACAGATATTTATACTCGGCCCGGCAACCAACAAAGCGCACGCATAGGCTTCAGTATGCCCATATTAGATTGGGGCAGGCAACGCTCCGACATTAAGGTAACAGAGCTGAACCGGCAGTTGGTGCAGTATACAGTAGAACAGGAAGAGGCCACTTTCGAACAAGAGGTACTTACACAGGTAAACCAATACAACACGCTGAAATCCAGGATTGCCACTACTGCCGAAGCAGATGCCATTGCCCAGGAGCGGTATGATATCACCAAAAGCACCTTTGTGATAGGCCGCATCAGCATTACAGATTTAAACATCGCCTTATCAGAAAAAGACCAGGCCAGGCGTGCCTACATTATTTCGCTTAGCGAGTTCTGGAAAGCCTACTATAACCTGCGTCAGCTCACGCTGTTCGATTTCGAACGCAATGAAGCGCTAAGGGCGGAGGCGACCAACAAAAACTGACATAAAATCATTAACTTAAAAACATATTCTAAAACTATGATTTCCCTATCAAACATCGAAAAGGTTTACCAGACCAAATCTATTGAAACGGTGGCCCTGCAGAACGTGAACCTTACCATACCCAAAGGTGAGTTCGCTTCCATTATGGGGCCTTCCGGCTGCGGCAAAAGTACGTTGCTTAATATTATCGGCCTGCTAGATGCACCTACAAACGGCACCATTGCCATAGATGGCCAGACCATAGCCTCTTACAAAGACAAACAACTGGCACACATCAGAAACGAAAAGATCGGGTTCATTTTTCAGAGTTTCCACCTGATAAATGACCTGAGCGTGATGGATAATGTGGAACTGCCGCTACTCTACCGCAGCAGCATTTCAGCTGCAGAACGAACCAGGCGTGCCAAAGCAGCTTTAGAGAAAGTTGGCCTGAGCGCCCGCACCAAGCATTACCCAAGCCAGCTTTCCGGCGGCCAGCGCCAGCGGGTGGCTATTGCCAGGGCACTGGTGGGGCAGCCGGAAATTATACTGGCCGACGAACCGACAGGTAATCTGGACTCGGTAATGGGAGAAGAGGTGATGAATATTCTGCTTGACCTGAACCGCCAGGACAACACGACCATTGTAATGGTAACACACGACGAGAATATGGCGCATAAAACAGAGCGCCTTATCCGCTTCTTCGACGGGCAGCAGGTGTCTGATTCTAAAGTTTTCGAATTCCAGAAAGTATAAAGCCATGCTGAAAAACTACCTTAAAATAGCCTGGAAGGTGCTCTTGCGGCGCAAGTTCTTTACCTTCATCAGCCTCTTCGGTATCAGCTTTACGTTAATGGTGCTGATGGTGGCCACCGCCTTATACGACCATGCCTTTGGCCCTCAGATGCCAGAACACGACATGGACCGCCTGCTTTTTGTGAACATGATACGTGTTAGCAGGGATGGCGGCTATATGAACAGCAGCCCGCCCAGCTACCATTTCCTGAACCGCCACGTGCGCACAATGCACACTCCAGAGCAGGTTTCCATCAATTCTGTATTCCATACTGTTAACAGCTACATCAACAACCGTAAGCTGGCTCTGGACCTGAAGCACACCGACAGCGAATTCTGGCAGTTGCTGGACTTTAACTTTGTGGAAGGTGGTCCTTTTAGCCAACAGGATGTGCAGAGTGCCAACCGGGTAGCTGTGATAAACAAGACAACCCGTGAGCAATACTTTGGTGATATGGAGGCAGTAGGAAAAACCATTGAGGCTGACCAGGTAAAATACCGTGTGGTGGGTGTGGTGGAAGATGTCCCCGTGCTGCGCCTCCACTCCTATGCTGATGTTTGGGTTCCTATCAGTCTCCGGAGCCAGGATTTTAATAAGCCCGGACTGCACGGGGTGTATTTTGCCACAATTAAAGCACATAAACCTGCCGATGTTTCCAGCATAAAGGCAGAATATGCTACCATGCTGGCCGAAGTGGAGCGACAGCAACCGGAAAAAGGAACTGAAGTTCACTCCTCCCCCGACTCAGTGGTAGAAAGCTTTGCTCGCACTTTTCTGGGCAATGGCCGCGAGTCCGGCCTCCTGAAGTTATATGCGCTGCTGGCAGGGGTAGCATTGCTGTTCATGCTGCTGCCAGCCATCAATCTGGTAAATATTAACATCAGCCGTATTATGGAGCGTTCTTCGGAGATAGGCGTGCGCAAGGCTTTCGGCGCCACCTCCTCTAACGTTATCAGTCAGTTTATTATCGAAAACATCTTCCTGACGCTGTTGGGAGGGCTGGTCGGCTTTGCGTTGTCGGCAGTGGCTTTATGGCTTATTAACGACAGCAACCTGATTGCATACGCCCATCTGGCTCTGAACCTGCGTGTGTTCGCTATAGGGCTGCTGCTCTGCCTGCTGTTCGGGCTACTTTCGGGAGTGTACCCGGCTTATAAAATGTCACGATTACATGCCGTTGAGGCACTGAAAGGAGGTATAAAATGATACGCCATCTATTTAAACTGATCTGGAACCGGAAAAAGAGCAACTTCTTGCTGATGACCGAAATCTTCTTTTGCTTTTTGGTACTCTTTGCTGTG contains these protein-coding regions:
- a CDS encoding ABC transporter permease, translated to MLKNYLKIAWKVLLRRKFFTFISLFGISFTLMVLMVATALYDHAFGPQMPEHDMDRLLFVNMIRVSRDGGYMNSSPPSYHFLNRHVRTMHTPEQVSINSVFHTVNSYINNRKLALDLKHTDSEFWQLLDFNFVEGGPFSQQDVQSANRVAVINKTTREQYFGDMEAVGKTIEADQVKYRVVGVVEDVPVLRLHSYADVWVPISLRSQDFNKPGLHGVYFATIKAHKPADVSSIKAEYATMLAEVERQQPEKGTEVHSSPDSVVESFARTFLGNGRESGLLKLYALLAGVALLFMLLPAINLVNINISRIMERSSEIGVRKAFGATSSNVISQFIIENIFLTLLGGLVGFALSAVALWLINDSNLIAYAHLALNLRVFAIGLLLCLLFGLLSGVYPAYKMSRLHAVEALKGGIK